A segment of the Negativicutes bacterium genome:
GTTCGCAAATTGGAACGCGATATGTTTGATGATTTTACCCGTATGGAAGTATGGGACAACGATGTGGCCCAGGAAGTGCTGGCGCAGTCGCTCAAGGGCTTTTTGCGCTATTATGAATTGCTGAATCGGGATCAACGGATAGCTTCTTTATTGGAGAACTCAAATTTACAGCAAATACAGGATGAAATTGATCGTATGCAGCGTCAGGCCGTTAATGCTTCCAGTGCGGAAGCCGTCAATCAATATCAACGGGCAGTTAAATTTAAACAGCAGGAGTTGAAGTCTTTAGAGCGGATCCGGCAAAGCAGCATTTTGCTGCAGGCACATTTGGATACGCTGGAAAGTGCCTTGTCGAGTCTTAGAACAAGACTGGTCAATAGCACGGTCTGGGGAAATGACAGTGTTCGCTTTGAGTTGAGCAATCTGACGCAGGAATTGATGGCTCTGGAGAATGCTATGGAGGAACTGGAAGGAGTGGATTCTGCTGCGCAAGAAATTGAACGGGAATTAGTCTAACTTATCTGATCTTCCATATCATAGGTCTGTGACAAAACAAATGATTGCCAAGAACAAGACTGCGTTGTTTTTGGCTGATTTGTTTTGTTGCAGCCTTTTTTTAAAAAGAAGGAGTTGACACAATGAAGCGTGCCTTGATTTTCCTGGCAGGCGAGTTCGCCGGACTGCCGGCAGGTTTTTTTCGGCAGGCGAACGATTTCGTCATCGCAGCGGATGGCGGCTATGGGCACCTGCTGAACCTGCACTGGCAGCCTGATCTTCTCATAGGCGACTTTGATTCCTTTTTGCCGGAATGGCAGAATGAAGTCAAACAAAAAGCCATAGAGTGCTTGGTTTGGCCGACGGAAAAAGATATGACGGACAGTGAGCTGGCTTTACAATTGGCCAGCCAGCGTGGCTGCGGCAGCGCGATCGTTTTTGGCGGCTGGGGCGGCCTACGCATGGATCATGCCGTAGCGAATTTATTCTTACTCGCTGCTTTCCGACAGAAAGATTTTCCGATTATCTTCAGCCACGGCGCCCAACAGGCTTGCGTAATTTCCAATGAAACCTTACAATTGTATGGTGAGAAAGGGGATTATATTTCCCTGCTGCCCTGCACCGCCGTCGTAAGCGATGTGACGACCTGCGGAATGAAGTATCCTTTGAGTCGCCATAGCTTAAAAGCCGGGTCCAGCTTTGGTGTTTCGAATCAATTCAGCGGGGCAACTGCTTCGGTTCGCTGTGGGGAAGGAATGCTCTTGGTCATCTGGTTCGGAAAGTTACAATAATAATATTTTTGCTAGAATTGTATCATAGGAATATCAATAAAAAAACATAAATTACTAAAATGTAATATTTACGGGAAGGATAATCTTATGTTTTTCGAGAATGTACCAAGGATTCATTTGCAGAAAACTCCGGCACCGCCGGGACTTCTGCCGCGTCTTGGTGCATCAATCAGTTAGAGCCGCAGTTTTAGCTCAAACGGGATGATCAGAGGCGTGTCGGTCTTGGCGGCAACAAAATAGGGATCGGGAATTTTGATTAGGTGAAAAAAACAACGGATCGGCTTGCTTCCGGCAGCCGGCGGTTTGTTGCCCAATCACTATCGTTTGCCTGCCTAGGCAGCTGCGAAAGCGGAAATCGATTTTTTTTTTGAATTATGTCCCGAAACCAGACAAACTGGCAGAGTATCCGCTGCTGAATTATTTTTGGTGTGCAGTCAATTTTTAGCGGAACAATTTTCGAAGAGGAACGTCAAATTCAAATAGAACTCCGGCGGCAGCCCGGCGTAAACAGGGCAGAGGATCCTACAGGAGCGGGGATCCACGTTTCGGAACCTTGTGGTTCGGCGGCTGTGGCAGAAGAACGAAAGAACTATGCCGCGAGAGGGATATCCATTGGGAAGAGATCGTCATTGTCGGTTCAATGGCTATCACTGCGGCCGGTTTTGTTTACGGAACCGCTTTATCCGAAGCCGATTTCAGGTTTCCCTCATCGCAGCAGCATCTCCGCTGCAGGTAATGATTGGACGCAGTAAATATCCGGGAACAAGCAAAAATCATCTGCGCTCTAATGCTAAGGTTGAGGCTGGAAAAGGTGCCGGTTTTTTATGATCACTATTTTGGCAGCGGTGCGGCCGTCCCCAGCCGGAAAGCGACGCAGGCAATGCTTTTATCGGCTCGAAGGGAAGGCATTCTTATGGAAATAATTTACACCGTAAAAACGCTTTATGGTCTGCGCGGTTTGCTCGGCAAAGAAATTCTGCCGCAGGATGCGATCCGTTTTCTGTATACCGGCAGCATTGGTGTGCTGGGCAGTCAGGCCGGTTGTTTTCCTGGCTCGGAGCGAAATTGATTCTATGATGGCAAGGGGGAAAAAGGATGAGAAAATCAAAACGATTGATTGCGGTCATTCTTACCTTGTCTTTTTTAATCACTCTTTTACCGCAGCGGGTATTGGCTGCGACCAATGAAAAATTACTATTCCATAAACAGATCCTGCAAATCAGCAATACCGGTGTGGAAACCGCGACTGATGTCGTCGTGTGTATCCTGCTGACTCCGCTCGCTCTGCCAAGCTCACAGATCCAATTTGAAGAATTGATTGATCCCTCGCCGGAACGCATTGAAACGGATCTTTATGGCAATCGCTATGCCTATGTCACTTTCGCTCAATTGCTGCCGGGAGAGAGTGTTTCAGTAAGTATTAGAACCAATTTATGCAGTTTAAATTGGCTGACCAGTAAAAGCGATCTGGCTGATTTATCGCTGCTGCTCACAGGCAGCGGCGATAATTTGGTAAGGGCACCGGAATGGACGCTCTATTTACAGGATGAAGATTATATTGCCTGTTCCAACCCATATATGATCGCTTTGGCGCAGTCATTGACAGCGGGCGCAGCCAGTGATTATGAGAAAGCACAATTGATTTTTGATTATGTCAATACCGCTATGACCTATGATGAGTCGAGTGTTTACGCCCGTCAAGGCAGTTTATCGGCTTTATTCAATTTGCGGGGGGTATGTACTGATTTCGCCGCTTTTATGGTTGCGTTGCTGAGAGCGGTCAAAATACCGGCTCGCATCGTGGGTGGTTATTGGTTCAAAGAACCGGCTGAAATAGCGGATTTTCAGGTTTTTTCCGGGACTAATTTGGCGCATGCCTGGGTGGAGTTTTATCAGGAGGGGTTTGGTTGGGTACCGGCAGATCCGACTCAAATTTACTATATGAACGGAATCCGTTTGCCGGCCCGGCAGGCATTTGCCTCTTTTCCTACCTGGGGACATGTCGTTTATGGTTATGGTACGAATATGCAGACATACTCCGTCAAAGCCAATCATTTTGGCGGAGCAGTGTTGACAACGGCCAGCAGTGATGTTTTTTCTATCAAACAGGTTTTATTGGCGGATGAGATCAAAGTCTATTTGAATCGTGAGCATCGCGTTTATTTTGCGGATGCCGCTCCGTGGATTGCTGAAAACAATCGCACCTATATTCCGTTGCGTCCTCTCTTGGAAGCCATGGGTGTTTATGTCGAATGGCAGGCGGAAAATCAGCAGATTATAGCAATCTATCACAATTGCCGCATTGAACTGCAGCTCAACAGCAGCAGCATGAAAGTCAACGGCGAACTGCGAACCATCGACGCACCGGCCTATCTTGATCCGGTCAACGGACGTACGATGATCCCGCTCAGAGCGATCACGGAAGCATTTGGCGCTGCGGTACAATGGGACGCAAGAACCCGTTCGATCTTTATCGATTATTTTAATTTAGGGGGATAAGAAATTGGCAAGAAGCAAATTTCAGCTGGAGGATATGCATCGTATCAAAGCAGCCCTTGATTTGCAATGGACAGAAGATGGCAGATACGCCTACTATGTCTTACAGAAAACGGATTTAAAGCAGGAAAAAAATCTCACCGATCTCTGGCAGTTGGATCTGGTCTCGGGTCAGGAGCGGCCGTTGACCGGCAGCGGTAATAACCGGTTGCCGCGCCTTTCCCCGGATGCGACTCAACTGGCCTTTCTGTCCAGCCGGCAGGATAACGGCAATCGGATCTATATCCTGGACTTGGCTGCCGGCGGAGAAGCACGCTGCCTGTTTACAGCGGAAGCGGTTGAGGACTTTAGCTGGACGCCGGATGGTCAATCGATTGTCTATACGGCCGCCGTTTTTCCGTTTGATGAAGATTGGACTCCTTATGCGGGTGCTCCGGCCAAAGACGGAGCCCGCCTGAAAGAGGCGACCAGGTTGGCTGCCAGCGGTGAGCAGGACAAAAGAGAGAAAAATGAAATCAACCGTGTGAAAGTGATCACACGGTTCCATTATCGCATGGACGGGGTTGGTTATTTTGGTCAGGCAAGAACGCACAATTTTATCATTCCCGTAGAGCAGAATATAAAAGAAGACTCAAAACCTACGGCACGGCAGCTTACATTTGGCGATTGGGATCACACTTTGGGTCAAATTTCCCCTTGCGGACAATGGCTTTGTGTCAGCGGCTGCCACTGTCAGGATCCGGAAATAGAGCATCGTGACGATTTATGGCTTTACCCCATCCGCGGCGGAGAGCCGGTCTTACTTTATCGCGCAGCCGGACCGAGCAAAGTCTTGTCCTGGAGCCCGGACGGCCGCTTTATTGCTTTTGCCGGACATCATAATACTTGGTTTGTTTCCAGCCGCACCGATGTCAACTTGCTGCCGGTATCCGCGTTTTTGCAGCAATTGGCGGGGGGGTTGGCGCCGGAGGCACTGACCCGGCAAAATGTGCTGAATCTGACGGCGGCATATGACCGTCCGTATGGAGCAGGCGGAGGTCCGGAACCCAGAGTAGCCGGCGGACGCACCAGCATGTGGCGCCAAAACGAGTTCTGTTTTATGCTGGGGGATCAGGGGGCAGGCGTCTTGTATCATTTTATCGAAGGGCATACGGAATGCCTATGGCGGCAGGAACAATGCAGTCTGCTGTCATTTGCCGTTTCCGATCTGGGTTTGCTGCTGTTGATCACCTCTCCTGATCAATTGGCGGAATGGTTCTGGCTGCAGCAAGGGGTGTTGCGTCAGGTAACCCATCATAACGATGCGCTGATGGCAGAACGTGAATTTGCCCATTGGCAGGCACGCAGCTTTGTCTCGGCAGAAGACGGTCAGCCGCTGCAGGGGTGGCTCTACTATCCGGCTCAGTTTGACCAAAGTAAGAAATATCCGCTCTTGCATTTGGTGCATGGCGGTCCGCACGGAGTTTTTGGACCTGCTTTTGAAATTGCCGCCCAGTACTTTGCCGCGCAAGGTTATTTCGTCCTCCTGATCAATCCCAGAGGTTCCATCACCTTTGGCGAAGAGTTCAGCCGCGTAATTGATCAAAACTGGGGTGACAGAGACTATGCCGATCTGTTGGCCGGTTTGGATGATGCTCTTGCCACCGGTTTTATTGACCCCGCTAACTGTTTTATGCATGGTTGGAGTTACGGCGGCTACATGGCGTGCTGGTTTGCAACCCAAACCAAACGTTACAAAGCAATTTGCGGCGGCGCTGTGGTCAGCAGCCTCTCTTTCGATTACGGTTTGGCGGATAACACAATGGCCAATGAATATGAGTACGGCGGTCAGCCATGGCAGGGCAAAGACAGTCAATTGGTCAAAAGTTCTCCGCTGAACTATGCCGGGCAGGTGGAAACCCCGCTTTTGTTACTGCATGGTGAGGACGATTTACGCTGCGGCATCGCCAACAGCGAAATATTCTACCAAGCTTTAAAGCGATTGGGCAAAGAAGTGGTAATGATCCGCTATCCCGGTGAATATCACGGTTTCAAACGGCCGCTGCACCAGCTCGATCGTTACGAACGGATCTTTGCCTGGTTTGAATATTATAAAAACAAAAAGGTATAGCAGGATATCAATTCGATGCCGGCTTGTGCAGCTCAGTCAGAGCCGCGTCAGCCGGTATTTTTTATGATGAGCGGGTCTTTCATGCCAGCCGGAAAAATATCAAGCTGACGAAAAAGGTTTTTGCGGGCCGAAGGAGAAATTAAGTACTTTGAGGATAACAGGATTAGGATTTTATGATAGAAAGGATCGGTTCATATGCACGATCATTTGATAATTGCCACCGCTTGTAACGGACAGATCAGGGCACTGGCGGCTGTTACCACCGGTTTAGTAGAGGAAGCGAGACAGCGGCATGACTGTTGGCCAACTGCGGCTGCGGTTTTAGGACGCAGTCTGACCGGTGGGTTGCTGCTGGGGGCTATTTTAAAAAAAGGACAGCGTCTTACTTTAAGAGTGCTGGGCGACGGTCCCTGCGGTGCGGTCGTTGTCGATGTGGATGATAGTTCCCATGTCAGGGGTTATCTGCAGGAGCCGCATGTGAATCTACCTGCGACAAGCGCCGGCAAATTGGATGTCGGCGGCGCTGTAGGCAAAGGTTTTTTGGCGATCAGTAAAGATTTGGGTTTCGGTGATCCCTATGTTGGGCAGGTACCTTTGCAAAACGGAGAAATCGCCACGGATTTAGCCTACTATTTCGCCGTTTCAGAACAAATCCCCTCGGCAGTTGGGCTGGGAGTACTGGTCAACCCGGACGGACAGGTCAAAACTGCCGGCGGGTATTTGCTGCAAATGCTGCCGGGAGCCGCACCGGATTTGGCCGAGATGCTGGAACAACGCCTGGCCGCAGCAGCGATGCCCACAGAATTGATTCAAGAGGTCGAAACTGCTGAAGCAATGCTGAAACGCTTCTTTTCGGCGGATGAGTTGACGATTTTGGAAACCAGAGAGGTTTATTACCAATGTAATTGCAGCAGGGAACGTCTGCAGCAGATTTTAATGAGTATCTCAGACGACGAACTACAGGAGATGACAGCAAAACAGGAACCGGTGGAAATGATTTGTCATTTCTGCCGAACAGCCTATTATTTTCAGCCGGAAGAAATCAGCGCCTTGCGCAAACGGAAGCAGGAAAAGCGGGACTCGAGATAAAAGTGAGGTGAGCCGTATGTCCAAACGACGTAAGACCAATGGTAACCGGAACTTTGACAGTATTATGGAAGTGAAACAAACTGTTTTTCCCAAACAAACGGTTGTGATTGGAAATCACCGTCCAACGAATCGCGATCGTACGAACGCCAAAGCAACCCTTGTCATGCAGCCAATCAATCCAGCCGATCAGGCAGACATCACGCTGCAGCAGGCAATGGAGTCTTATGCTGCATCCGGTGAAACAAAGCAATTTCTGCATCAATTGCAGCCGGAGAGCGCAAAAGTTTCTGTCTGGCCGGAAAGCGACGACGCTTCTGCGGCTTTTCTCAATCCGGAACAAACGCCGGCAGGTCCTGAAGATGCTATTTCAGCTGATGATTTGCAGCCGGAGCACACAAATGCAGAAATCGATAGCGCGGAAGAACAGCTTGCACTGCCCAGAGCAGAAGAAGCCTTCGCTGAGGAGAGTTTACTTTCGGAACAAATGTTGTTTTCTCTGCTGCATTTGCAGCAGGAAAACCGTATCCTGCTGCAAAGCAAGCAAAATGGAATCGAGCAGAAGTATCATAGATGGCTGCAGGAAGAAGCACGCCTGAAACTGCTCCATCGGGAGTATGAGCTCTTAATGGAGGAGGCAGAGCCGGAAGTTTACAGCAAGGCGGTGAGGGCCGGCGTGTCGATCTCCCGCGCGCTGCAGCAGATGCGCAGTGCACGGCAGAAAATGGAAACACAATTCCCCTGGCTGAAACGGAAAAATCAAACGGAAGAATCTGAAAAAAATGTAAATCCTGCCGCGGTGGCTGCAGAGCCTGCTTGTTCCGTCAATCAGGAAGCAGCAGCGAAACCAGAACCGTTTCAAGCGGAGAAGGATGATTTTTTGCGTTCTGATTTACCGCCGATGCCGATGGACAGTCGCCTGACCTTGCGCGGCGGTTCCGATGGCGGTCAACCGGGGGATAAGACTCCGGGCCGGCCGATGATAAATAATGTACCGCTCCTGATGGTGGACGATTCGGAATATACGGATTGGCATAATTATCTCTATCATCCAGCCAATACACCTGCTTCAACCGGAGGGCGCAGCCATGTGATTTTCAAAGCGGTAGCCGGCGGCAATGATAACGATGCGGCTTGCTATATGCTGGAAATGGTGCGTTATGGTAAACGAATTCTGATCGACGCCGGCATCCGGCTCTCTGGCCGCATTGAGCGTTTGCCGAATGTCCAAACAATACCAAAACCCGATTTGATCATCATCACACACGCACATTACAGCCAATGCGGCGCCTTACCGTATTTGGTGAAGCGTTGGCCGGATCTGCCGGTCTGGTGCAGTAAAGACTCCGAACCGATGATCGGAGCGATGCTTGATACCTTACTGCGGCCGGCAGAAGATCAGGACGACTATTTCATCGAAGCACCGGTTTACGAAGCGGCGGAGATCAAGGCAGTTCAACTGACAGTCAAAGAGATTGGAGTAAAATATTATCCGTTCCATGATGATTTATCAATTACGCTCTACGCTGCCGGTCATCTGCCCGGTGCAGTCAGTATTGCGGTGCAAGGTCAGGATGATTCTGTCTTTATTACCGCCGATTTTACAAAACACAAAGAAAAAACCGCTCTGGCTGCCGTGTGGCCTACGGAGAATTTCGATATCATGATTCTTAACATCACCAATGGGCAATTTCCTCATTTTGAACGGCAAGCTATGGAACAGGTGATGATCAGCAAGGTCAATGAGATTCTTAGCAACGGCGGCTGTGCTTTATTTCCTTGTGCCGAATTGGGGCGCGCCGAAAATTTTGCTTTCCTGTTCCGTCAGGCGATGACGGAAGGTAAATTGAAAAAGGTACCTCTCTATGCCGACGGCCGCTGCAATCAATTTTTTAAATTGATGGAAGAACATATGCAGACGGACGCGACCACAAAACCGCAGACGGGTTTTCTATACGCAGACAGTTTCCGCTGGTCGGTTACGCCCATTGATGAGACGAACCGGCAGAATGTTGCCAATCAGCCGTGCATTTTATTTGTCAATCCGGGCATGCTGACAGAAAAAGCGCCCGGTTTTACCTATCTATGCAAAATGATGAAAGATGATGTGTCCGCTGTCTTTCTGCCGACGGTGAGTGAAAGTTTGGTTGCTTTGGCGCCGCTTCTGGAAAAGCTGAGTAAAAAGCAACCAGGGAAAAAGAGTGAAATTCTATATTATCATTGGCCTTCTCATCCTGCTCAAGACGAACTGCTTGACGCAATTGAATACTTGCGTCCTCAGGTGGTTTTGTTGGTACACGGCAATGCGGAAGCACACAGAGCGATGCGCACCGCGATTCCAAGCAGTGTGATGCGGCGCAGTGTAACAACCGGGGAAACCATCCGCGTCAGACCGCAGGAAGAATAGAAGCAAAGAAAAGAAGGAGGTGATTGTTTTGCAATGCAGCCAAGTACGTTTGTTGATCCCGGCTTATGTAAAAAATGAATTGACTGTTTTGGAAAAATTGGAAGTAAAACAGCATTTCAGTCAGTGTCCGGTTTGCACCAGCCGAATGATCGCCTTGCAGACAGCCGCTCAATGCAGACAAAGCGTGAGAAGCGGGAAAACGACAACGGATTCTGATGGAATCACCGTCGCATCGGTCGATCCGGATGTCGGTGCGGCGACTCCTGAGGAACAGCCGGCATGGACGGCCGCAAAGGATGCAAATCAGGTACAAGAAATGGATATGGAAAAGGAAATGGAAGCAAACCGTCATCGCGAATCGGGCAGGGGGCAATCCGAGCGGCCACAACCTGAGGGAAAGCAGGAAATGACGGAAACTAAAAATGGAAAATCTGGATATCGACCTCAAAAAGCACGCAGAGGAGAACATACGGCAGAGCAAAAATTAAAAGCAGCTGGTATATTAATACCATATCCTGCTGCTTGTCTGAGCGGAACGAACGCAAGTCTGTCTGCGGCGCAAAAACGGGAACAAAAAATCAAAGAACCAGCGTTCCTGAAAAAAAATGAGCAACCGGATCAGGCTGCTTCTCCTGAATTGAACGGAGAAGACTTATTACGCATGCGTATGTTGGCAATGTTGGCGGAAGAAACAGCGAAATTACAGCAACAGGGGGAAGTCAATCGGCTGACCAGAATCGAAACGGTGGAGAATGCCGCGCCGCCGGAACAGAGCATGCCGGAGCCAACCCGGATTGCCGACAGAATAGAGGACGGAAGGCCGGCCGAGCACGCGAATTGGAGCGATGAGCCGGATCACAGTTGGCAAATGGAAACGGATACGAAGTTGACGACACCGGAAGAGCCGGACCAGAAGGCAGAAGCAATCCGGGCAGCGGATCCCATGGAGTCCCGGGAAGTAGAGCGCTGGCAGGACGATCCCAAACAGTATGTCGAAGTGCCTTATATCCATCCGGTGACCCGAGCTTCGGTTTCAAGAAAAGTACGCCGCACTTCGCCGGAGGGCCTGCTTTTTTTGCAGGAACAGGCTGAAAAACGGGAAGCCGAAGCAGCGATCCTGCGCGAAGAAGAAAAACAAAGAGCAGAAGAGAGAGAGGAGCAGCAGCGCAGACAGGACGAAGCGGAACAAGCTGCGCTCCTGCTGCAGGAAAGCGAACGTGCGATAAAACAAGGAACAGATGAAACTATCAATCCTGGCAAAGCTTCCGCCCGGACCGCCCGGTTGCGCCTCCTGTCGCAAATTGAAAAAGAAGCGGGTTTTGCCGATAACAGAACAGAAAAGAAACCTGTTACCATCAACAAAACGGCAAAACTATTACCTTTTTCGGAAAATTCCAAGCGTCAGGCTGCCTTTTTTCGCTTCCTCTGTGTGATTTTATTATTGCTTTCCCTGCTTTTGGCTTATGGCTGGTGGAAAGGCGCGGCGCATCCTTCGGCTGCCCTTGCGCCGGAGGGAGCAGAATTTACTGTTTGGCCGGAGACCGAAAATCCGCAGGTCAGACGTAGTGCGCTCAGCGTTCAGTGGATTTTATGATCAACGAAGAAGCCCGCAGCCAACGCATCCTGGCTCAATTGGAACGGCATTATCACAATGCGGTCTCTGATTTGAATTTTCAGAATGCCTATGAGCTGTTAGTTGCAGTCATTCTTTCAGCGCAATCGACCGATAAACAGGTCAATCAAGCTACAAAACTCCTTTTTGCCAAAGCCCCGGATGTGTTTGCACTGGCTGCTCTGACGGTTGAAGAAATTGAACAATTGACCAAAGGGGTCGGTTTATTCCGAAATAAAAGCAAAAATCTGGCGCAGATGGCGCGGCGGCTGATTGCAGATTATGAGGGAAAGGTTCCTGCGACCAGAGCGGATCTGGAAACTTTACCCGGAGTCGGCCGTAAAACAGCCAGTGTGGTTTTATCAATTGCCTTTGGAATACCGGCTTTGGCGGTGGATACCCATATTTTCCGGGTTGCCAATCGCATGGGATTGGCTGAGGCGAAAACACCACTGCAGACGGAAATGAGTTTATGTGCTTTGATCCCAAGAGAGAAATGGGGAGAGGCGCACCATTGGCTGATCCGGCATGGCCGAGTCTGCTGCAAAGCGAAAGCGCCTTGCTGTGCGGCATGCCCTGTCCGGCAGGATTGTCCGAAGATCTTAGAATGAGGGTGACAGGGATGAAAAAGCAAATTCAGCTGCCGGAGTTGTCGCAAATGGTGTCAGACCTTCTGCAGCAAGCGAAAGTGGCCAAGATTATATTCAGCGGTCCCAACCGAACCGCTGATTATCATAAACAGACCTTAATGCCTAAAAAAGGCAAAACGGGATTCTATTGGCAAGTGGAAGCGTCTGACGGTCAAAAGGTATTTCATACCAATTATTATCAAAGCGAGACAGCCGTACTCTGGCTGCAGCAGGCGACAAAGCAATACAAACAGGCGCAGATCTTGACAGCGGAGCAAGATTATCAGCTTTACTTTCAAAAGGAGGGTCTGATTCGCCTGAGTGGAAAGGCAGTACAACGGCCTATTCAGGCAGAGGAGCATAATCGCAGCAAAAATTATTTGCTGCGGGAGGGTGAACCGGTTGATTTTTTACTGGAATTGGGTATCATGACTGCCGGCGGTATGGTCAGTAAAGACCGATTTGATAAATTCAAACAAATTAACCGTTACTTGGAAATTGTGACAGATTGTTTACCCCGGCTGCCAAACGTAGGGACACTGCGCATCGTCGATTTTGGCTGCGGCAAATCTTATCTTACATTCGCACTTTATTGGCTCTTGGCAGAAAAAATGCAGCGCGAAGTGGAGATCATCGGGCTTGACTTAAA
Coding sequences within it:
- a CDS encoding SAM-dependent methyltransferase, with protein sequence MKKQIQLPELSQMVSDLLQQAKVAKIIFSGPNRTADYHKQTLMPKKGKTGFYWQVEASDGQKVFHTNYYQSETAVLWLQQATKQYKQAQILTAEQDYQLYFQKEGLIRLSGKAVQRPIQAEEHNRSKNYLLREGEPVDFLLELGIMTAGGMVSKDRFDKFKQINRYLEIVTDCLPRLPNVGTLRIVDFGCGKSYLTFALYWLLAEKMQREVEIIGLDLKTDVIEHCEALARKLHYTGLHFEQGDIAVWQNDRPVDLVVSLHACDTATDAALTQAILWQAKVILAVPCCQHELAAQLQSETQLAMLQHGILRERLASLLTDALRAAALEVCGYTTQVMEFIDLEHTPKNLLIKAIKSQKTTDSSKARLQMNLLMQSYGIKEWTMLKLLAEHNIYFNEQS
- a CDS encoding S9 family peptidase; this translates as MARSKFQLEDMHRIKAALDLQWTEDGRYAYYVLQKTDLKQEKNLTDLWQLDLVSGQERPLTGSGNNRLPRLSPDATQLAFLSSRQDNGNRIYILDLAAGGEARCLFTAEAVEDFSWTPDGQSIVYTAAVFPFDEDWTPYAGAPAKDGARLKEATRLAASGEQDKREKNEINRVKVITRFHYRMDGVGYFGQARTHNFIIPVEQNIKEDSKPTARQLTFGDWDHTLGQISPCGQWLCVSGCHCQDPEIEHRDDLWLYPIRGGEPVLLYRAAGPSKVLSWSPDGRFIAFAGHHNTWFVSSRTDVNLLPVSAFLQQLAGGLAPEALTRQNVLNLTAAYDRPYGAGGGPEPRVAGGRTSMWRQNEFCFMLGDQGAGVLYHFIEGHTECLWRQEQCSLLSFAVSDLGLLLLITSPDQLAEWFWLQQGVLRQVTHHNDALMAEREFAHWQARSFVSAEDGQPLQGWLYYPAQFDQSKKYPLLHLVHGGPHGVFGPAFEIAAQYFAAQGYFVLLINPRGSITFGEEFSRVIDQNWGDRDYADLLAGLDDALATGFIDPANCFMHGWSYGGYMACWFATQTKRYKAICGGAVVSSLSFDYGLADNTMANEYEYGGQPWQGKDSQLVKSSPLNYAGQVETPLLLLHGEDDLRCGIANSEIFYQALKRLGKEVVMIRYPGEYHGFKRPLHQLDRYERIFAWFEYYKNKKV
- a CDS encoding thiamine diphosphokinase, which produces MKRALIFLAGEFAGLPAGFFRQANDFVIAADGGYGHLLNLHWQPDLLIGDFDSFLPEWQNEVKQKAIECLVWPTEKDMTDSELALQLASQRGCGSAIVFGGWGGLRMDHAVANLFLLAAFRQKDFPIIFSHGAQQACVISNETLQLYGEKGDYISLLPCTAVVSDVTTCGMKYPLSRHSLKAGSSFGVSNQFSGATASVRCGEGMLLVIWFGKLQ
- a CDS encoding MBL fold metallo-hydrolase, producing MSKRRKTNGNRNFDSIMEVKQTVFPKQTVVIGNHRPTNRDRTNAKATLVMQPINPADQADITLQQAMESYAASGETKQFLHQLQPESAKVSVWPESDDASAAFLNPEQTPAGPEDAISADDLQPEHTNAEIDSAEEQLALPRAEEAFAEESLLSEQMLFSLLHLQQENRILLQSKQNGIEQKYHRWLQEEARLKLLHREYELLMEEAEPEVYSKAVRAGVSISRALQQMRSARQKMETQFPWLKRKNQTEESEKNVNPAAVAAEPACSVNQEAAAKPEPFQAEKDDFLRSDLPPMPMDSRLTLRGGSDGGQPGDKTPGRPMINNVPLLMVDDSEYTDWHNYLYHPANTPASTGGRSHVIFKAVAGGNDNDAACYMLEMVRYGKRILIDAGIRLSGRIERLPNVQTIPKPDLIIITHAHYSQCGALPYLVKRWPDLPVWCSKDSEPMIGAMLDTLLRPAEDQDDYFIEAPVYEAAEIKAVQLTVKEIGVKYYPFHDDLSITLYAAGHLPGAVSIAVQGQDDSVFITADFTKHKEKTALAAVWPTENFDIMILNITNGQFPHFERQAMEQVMISKVNEILSNGGCALFPCAELGRAENFAFLFRQAMTEGKLKKVPLYADGRCNQFFKLMEEHMQTDATTKPQTGFLYADSFRWSVTPIDETNRQNVANQPCILFVNPGMLTEKAPGFTYLCKMMKDDVSAVFLPTVSESLVALAPLLEKLSKKQPGKKSEILYYHWPSHPAQDELLDAIEYLRPQVVLLVHGNAEAHRAMRTAIPSSVMRRSVTTGETIRVRPQEE
- the hslO gene encoding Hsp33 family molecular chaperone HslO, translating into MHDHLIIATACNGQIRALAAVTTGLVEEARQRHDCWPTAAAVLGRSLTGGLLLGAILKKGQRLTLRVLGDGPCGAVVVDVDDSSHVRGYLQEPHVNLPATSAGKLDVGGAVGKGFLAISKDLGFGDPYVGQVPLQNGEIATDLAYYFAVSEQIPSAVGLGVLVNPDGQVKTAGGYLLQMLPGAAPDLAEMLEQRLAAAAMPTELIQEVETAEAMLKRFFSADELTILETREVYYQCNCSRERLQQILMSISDDELQEMTAKQEPVEMICHFCRTAYYFQPEEISALRKRKQEKRDSR
- the nth gene encoding endonuclease III — encoded protein: MINEEARSQRILAQLERHYHNAVSDLNFQNAYELLVAVILSAQSTDKQVNQATKLLFAKAPDVFALAALTVEEIEQLTKGVGLFRNKSKNLAQMARRLIADYEGKVPATRADLETLPGVGRKTASVVLSIAFGIPALAVDTHIFRVANRMGLAEAKTPLQTEMSLCALIPREKWGEAHHWLIRHGRVCCKAKAPCCAACPVRQDCPKILE